From the Mesotoga prima MesG1.Ag.4.2 genome, the window GAATTACCTTGCCCGGAAGCTCGGAAAATTCCTTCTTCAGATTATCCAATCCTTCGACGTCCATATCGCAGGCGTAGACAATCGCTCCTTCGCGGGCAAACTTTTCGACTGCCGCTTTACCCAGTCCACTTGCGCCACCAGTTATGATGACGACTTTACCTTCCATTCTCACCTTTTCGCCTCCTAATTCTTGCCCCATTTTACTGTCGTCGCTGCCCAGACGAAGCCCAATCCGGCACCAACCATTACAACCACGTCACCATCTTTAATCTTTCCCTCCATCAAACCTAATTCTATCGAGAGAATCTGATCATTCTGCCCAAGATGGCCGTAGTAATCAAGGTAAGTACTCTGATTTTCCTTTAGCCCGAGCTCTTCAAGAACTGCAAAATGAGCCGATCTTTTGAAATGCAAAATAGCTAAATAATCGATATCGCTTTCGGAGAAGCCACTCTTTCTGAGTGACTCTCTAATCACCCAGTAGAAATTAGGCATTGTAGTCTCTCCGAGGCGTTTCTTGAACTCTGCAGTATCTCCCTGGACGGAGAAATGATAGTTCCGCGTATCTTCGGGGGTCATAGGCCACTTCTTTGTCCCGCCGACAGGGACAACACACAACTCTGAAAATGATCCGTCACCCTTAAAGGCCGAAGATAGGACGACGTTTTCATTATGGCCTTTCTTAAGAACTACAGCGGCCCCGCTGGCTCCTACATCAAGCATGAATGATGTTGATGGTTCAGAAAGATCCATAAGATCCACATTTCTATAGCCGCTCACTAGCAGAACAGTATTGACATCGTCTCTAGCGATCATGAGACTCTTTGCCACGTCAATGCCGGCCATCATAGATCCACACATGGCTTCCATATCGAAAGACCAGGCGTTTACAGCACCGATTTCGTCTGCAACCTTCAATCCGGCCAGCCAGCAAGGGTAATCTTTATGCTGAGCGCCGTTCCAGATTAACAGATCAATGTCTTTGGGATCTATCCTGGCATTCTCAAGAGCTTTCCGTGCCGCTTTTATTCCCAAATTACTTGTGGTTTCACCGGGACCTGGAACCAGTCTTCTCTTCACTCCAAATTTCAGTTCGATTACCTCTTGCGGAATGCCTGTGGAATCAGCAATTTCCTCTGGAGTCATGAAGGTCTCAGGTATGTATGTCCCGATCCCCGCTATTCCAATTATTGGAACTGAACTCACCAAGATCACCCCTTGTGGCTTGCGTGTCATGATTCATCTCTCATATATGAAAGATGAATCATCTCTCACTTTCACAATACACTAAACTGATCCGGTTGGTAAATTCAATTAAAGTAGTTTATTGATGATTATCGACGAAAGAAGATGAATAACTACCAAATCGTCCCTTTTTCTAACAATTCTTAAGTACGAACCCGATGATTGCTGTCATGAATTCTCCTGGTTTTTCGAGGAAAGCTCCGTGACCGGCATCTTTTATGACAAGAAATTCCGAATTTCTGACTCTTTCATGAATTGCTTTCATCTCTTCTATCGGTGTAATGATGTCTCGATCGGCACCAAGTAGCAGAGTCGGGCACTGAATCTTGTCAAGTTCTTCCAAAACATTGAAATCGGGATTTGAAGAAATAAGCCTTATGAACCCTTCAAACCATTCTCCGTTGAGTGTCGATTTGAACATCTTCTGTCTTTCTTTTAGCCACTGCAGATTACGATTGTAGAAGAAATCTGAATAGATGAAGGGTATTGCCAGCTTGAAGAACCGCTCTCCATCTTTAAGTTCTGCAGCTTCTTTCCACGCTTCGCCAAGTTCTGCAAGGTATGGAGAAATTCGGGCGGGAGTATTGGCGAGTACTAGAGAATTTACTCTCTCCGGTCTCTTTATTGCTAACATTTCTGCCACCTGGCCTCCATAGGAGAGACCAACTACGTTTGCGCTAGAAATCTCAAGCGCATCGATCAGGTCGGTTAGATCGTCAACGTGGATGGAGATGTGATACTGTGAATCCTTTCTTTCAGATCGGCCCTGATCTCTGAAATCCATCAGAATCAATCTGAAGTGCCTTGAAAAGTGGGGAACAAATCCTGCCCACGAGGGGACCGACATCATAATTCCGTTGAGAATAACAACAGGTGGGTTAGATTGATCTCCGTGTACTTCGTAATAGATTTGAGTTCCGTCGCTAGTTCTGAGCAGTGCCATAAATTCACCTCCATCCTTATTATTGCATCGATTTCACTGATTAGTCAAAACCAATCTTTGATGATAGACTTTAAAGTGAATGACACCCCTGGACCGATAGATCATCGAATTTGTCTCACGAAAGGATGAATGATTTGTCAAAATTTCTGGAAGATATGCTTGAGCAATCAGAAGCAGTAAGAACCATTATTTCCACATCTGACGTCGTCTTTGAGAAAGCGAAGTCTCTAAACTTTGAAAGAGTCCTGTTCACAGGCATGGGAGCTTCTCTTCATGCTTCAGAGGTTGCGGCTTCATTTCTAAGATACTCTGGCATCGACGCAGAAAGCTTCGAGATGTCGGAGATCATAACTTAC encodes:
- a CDS encoding alpha/beta fold hydrolase; translation: MALLRTSDGTQIYYEVHGDQSNPPVVILNGIMMSVPSWAGFVPHFSRHFRLILMDFRDQGRSERKDSQYHISIHVDDLTDLIDALEISSANVVGLSYGGQVAEMLAIKRPERVNSLVLANTPARISPYLAELGEAWKEAAELKDGERFFKLAIPFIYSDFFYNRNLQWLKERQKMFKSTLNGEWFEGFIRLISSNPDFNVLEELDKIQCPTLLLGADRDIITPIEEMKAIHERVRNSEFLVIKDAGHGAFLEKPGEFMTAIIGFVLKNC
- a CDS encoding 3-oxoacyl-ACP synthase, which codes for MTRKPQGVILVSSVPIIGIAGIGTYIPETFMTPEEIADSTGIPQEVIELKFGVKRRLVPGPGETTSNLGIKAARKALENARIDPKDIDLLIWNGAQHKDYPCWLAGLKVADEIGAVNAWSFDMEAMCGSMMAGIDVAKSLMIARDDVNTVLLVSGYRNVDLMDLSEPSTSFMLDVGASGAAVVLKKGHNENVVLSSAFKGDGSFSELCVVPVGGTKKWPMTPEDTRNYHFSVQGDTAEFKKRLGETTMPNFYWVIRESLRKSGFSESDIDYLAILHFKRSAHFAVLEELGLKENQSTYLDYYGHLGQNDQILSIELGLMEGKIKDGDVVVMVGAGLGFVWAATTVKWGKN